A stretch of the Desulfobaculum bizertense DSM 18034 genome encodes the following:
- a CDS encoding TrkH family potassium uptake protein: MVRKRIPTFFYPIAAFALTILVGTLLLKQGFSHPGKSLGWIDALFTATSATCVTGLAVVDTGSFFSRTGQSVILGLIQIGGLGLMTYTSLVLYLWKRRIAFDDREAVSQTLLHNPRFSLGIFLKRVVLACIILEASGAVILYALDPQGFSPYSAVFHSVSAFCNAGFSLYSDSLTQWSGNWGVNAIFMVLIVAGGLGFIVLLELLERLTGTPLRGSKSLLGIQNKISWHSCIVLRMSFWLIAGGALAILLGEFLLRPENTQYALGDELLSSLFQSVTCRTAGFNTMDIGGMANVSLLVMIFLMFVGGAPGSCAGGIKVTTLRAALAFAGSRLKGRKQSVITNYALDEGSVNSALTLIFFAGCIVVAATLILCISETGAVPHDQTRGQFLELLFEAVSAFGTVGLSTGITPELTTTGKLTLTVLMFVGRLGPIIFLQVLQDLHRHEKFLWSEKRLAIG; the protein is encoded by the coding sequence GTGGTTCGAAAACGTATTCCAACGTTTTTTTATCCCATTGCAGCGTTTGCGCTGACCATTTTGGTGGGAACGCTTTTGCTCAAACAGGGCTTTTCGCATCCGGGCAAAAGCCTTGGCTGGATTGACGCGTTGTTTACGGCCACCTCGGCAACCTGCGTGACAGGTCTTGCAGTGGTGGACACTGGAAGCTTTTTTAGCCGAACAGGGCAGAGCGTTATTCTGGGGCTTATCCAGATTGGTGGTCTTGGTCTGATGACCTACACCTCGCTGGTCCTGTATCTTTGGAAGCGGCGCATTGCCTTTGATGACCGCGAAGCCGTCAGTCAGACGCTTCTGCATAATCCTCGATTTAGCCTTGGGATCTTTTTGAAACGGGTCGTTCTGGCCTGTATTATCCTTGAGGCGAGTGGGGCGGTTATACTCTATGCGCTTGACCCTCAAGGCTTTTCGCCGTATTCCGCAGTCTTCCATTCGGTTTCTGCTTTTTGTAATGCCGGGTTCTCCCTCTATTCGGACAGCCTGACACAGTGGAGCGGAAACTGGGGTGTGAACGCAATTTTTATGGTGCTTATTGTTGCTGGTGGCCTCGGATTTATTGTGCTGCTGGAACTGCTTGAGCGCCTGACAGGAACCCCGTTGCGAGGCTCAAAAAGCTTGCTGGGAATCCAGAATAAGATTTCATGGCATTCCTGCATTGTGCTTCGTATGAGTTTCTGGCTTATCGCAGGCGGAGCCTTGGCCATTTTGCTTGGTGAGTTCCTGCTGCGACCAGAAAACACGCAGTACGCACTGGGGGATGAACTCTTGAGTTCACTTTTCCAGTCCGTGACTTGCCGTACCGCAGGGTTCAACACAATGGATATTGGCGGAATGGCAAACGTTTCGCTTTTGGTTATGATTTTTTTGATGTTTGTTGGCGGTGCGCCGGGTTCGTGTGCTGGTGGTATCAAGGTGACGACGCTTCGTGCGGCACTTGCCTTTGCTGGCTCTCGGCTCAAGGGACGCAAACAGTCCGTCATTACAAACTATGCTCTGGATGAAGGCTCGGTAAATAGCGCGTTGACGCTGATATTTTTTGCTGGCTGCATTGTGGTCGCTGCAACGCTTATCCTGTGCATCAGTGAAACCGGAGCTGTCCCTCACGATCAGACTCGCGGACAGTTCCTTGAGCTCCTCTTTGAAGCGGTTTCGGCATTTGGTACAGTAGGGCTTTCGACCGGGATTACTCCAGAGCTGACAACAACGGGCAAACTGACGCTCACCGTTCTTATGTTTGTGGGCAGGCTTGGCCCTATTATTTTTCTTCAGGTCCTGCAGGACCTGCATCGTCACGAAAAATTCCTCTGGTCAGAAAAACGTCTGGCAATCGGCTAG
- a CDS encoding TrkH family potassium uptake protein, with protein MRWRYTLHVVGAILVSVGLSMLLALGFSLYYGDGGLQPLLCSMGIAIGLGLGLFFGFGNPEAAPMNHREGMAIVAIGWIAAGIIGALPFWIGGAIPSFTDCVFESVSGFTTTGASILTEIESMPKGLLMWRSMTHWLGGMGIIVLSLAILPFLGVGGMQLYKAEVPGPVPDKLKPRIKDTASLLWKVYVLFTIVETLLLLCGGMDLFDSLAHTFGTMATGGFSTRNTSIAAYDSVYFDVVITVFMLLAGVNFTLHYQALRGRRLSVFWKDPECRFFVGLFACFTLFSTFSVWGENYDSFWQALRYTSFQVASIITTTGYATADYELWPALPQALLFILMFVGGCAGSTGGGIKCMRVLLLMKHSYKELFRLIHPRAVTRVKLGGKIVPPEVFNSITGFFLLFLGVFILSSLCLAAMGVDIVSSFAAVVACIGNIGPGLGMVGPTDNYSQIPELGKWLLVLCMLLGRLEIYTVIILFVPEFWRK; from the coding sequence ATGCGCTGGCGTTACACCCTGCATGTGGTGGGAGCAATTCTTGTCAGCGTGGGACTCTCCATGCTGTTAGCTCTTGGTTTTTCCTTATATTATGGTGATGGTGGTTTGCAGCCGCTCCTGTGTTCAATGGGTATTGCCATTGGCTTGGGACTTGGCTTGTTTTTTGGCTTTGGAAATCCCGAAGCCGCGCCCATGAACCACCGCGAAGGTATGGCTATTGTTGCCATTGGCTGGATTGCAGCGGGCATTATTGGAGCGTTGCCGTTTTGGATTGGCGGCGCTATTCCGAGCTTTACCGACTGCGTTTTTGAATCTGTCTCCGGCTTCACCACAACTGGTGCCTCCATCCTGACAGAAATTGAATCCATGCCCAAAGGCCTGCTCATGTGGCGAAGCATGACACACTGGCTTGGTGGCATGGGTATTATTGTCCTTTCCCTTGCTATTCTGCCATTCCTTGGCGTTGGTGGTATGCAGCTTTACAAGGCTGAGGTTCCAGGACCTGTGCCAGACAAGCTCAAGCCTCGCATTAAGGACACGGCCTCTCTGCTGTGGAAGGTTTATGTGCTGTTCACTATTGTTGAGACTCTTTTGCTCCTGTGTGGCGGCATGGACCTCTTTGATTCTCTGGCACATACCTTTGGCACAATGGCGACAGGTGGTTTTTCCACACGAAATACCTCTATTGCCGCGTATGACAGCGTCTATTTTGATGTAGTCATCACGGTGTTCATGCTTCTCGCAGGCGTGAACTTTACCCTGCATTATCAGGCATTGCGCGGTCGACGTCTTAGCGTCTTCTGGAAGGATCCGGAATGTCGCTTTTTTGTTGGCCTGTTTGCGTGTTTCACTCTCTTCTCGACCTTTTCTGTCTGGGGAGAGAATTACGACTCGTTTTGGCAGGCCCTGCGCTATACGTCTTTTCAGGTTGCGTCGATCATCACCACAACCGGCTATGCAACTGCTGACTATGAACTTTGGCCCGCTTTACCGCAGGCTCTGCTGTTTATCCTGATGTTTGTTGGAGGCTGTGCTGGGTCCACAGGTGGTGGCATCAAGTGCATGCGTGTGCTTTTGTTGATGAAGCACTCCTACAAAGAATTATTCAGGCTTATTCACCCGAGAGCAGTAACTCGTGTTAAACTTGGCGGAAAGATCGTTCCCCCGGAAGTTTTCAACTCAATTACGGGTTTCTTCCTGCTTTTCCTTGGGGTATTTATTCTGTCATCGCTGTGTCTTGCTGCAATGGGCGTCGATATTGTCTCGTCCTTTGCCGCTGTTGTGGCCTGCATTGGCAATATTGGTCCCGGTCTCGGCATGGTTGGCCCAACCGATAACTATTCACAGATACCTGAGTTAGGTAAGTGGCTGCTGGTATTGTGTATGCTGCTTGGGCGGCTTGAAATTTATACTGTCATTATCCTTTTCGTTCCTGAGTTCTGGCGCAAGTAG
- the trkA gene encoding Trk system potassium transporter TrkA, with protein MKVIIIGAGEVGFHIARRLSGESKEVIVIDKDPDALIRIAEHLDVQTVEGSGSNPETLKAAGIDTADVMLAVTDSDEINIIACTFANALSSSTIKLARVRNDDYIYFQDAQQTPVLPIDKIINPDVEIVKTIERMIHLPDAEEINEFADGHVKMIGLPISDSSPVLNCNLMNIRESLGGVSIIIGAIVRGEKLIIPSGEDIIRKGDLIYFVCRDEDLPAIMERLGARYRPIRNLLLIGGGDIGARLAERLEQVQKFHVKLVEKDSAACERLADELDRTLVLRGDGTDQDLLLEENIADMDMVVSLTGDEETNILTSLLAKSLGAKRAVTRIDKFAYFPLVRAIGIENTVSPRLSAVNTILQYMRKGKVLTAASIKGEAAEALEAVAQEHSEIVGKSVVELHLPKGALILALVRGEDVIFPSGDTVIHPNDRIIMLSTPKNIQQLEKRLTVKVESF; from the coding sequence TTGAAAGTCATCATCATCGGCGCTGGCGAAGTGGGCTTCCACATTGCGCGACGACTCTCCGGCGAGTCAAAAGAAGTTATTGTTATTGATAAAGATCCTGATGCACTCATTCGCATTGCAGAGCATTTGGACGTTCAGACCGTAGAAGGCTCTGGGAGTAATCCCGAAACGCTCAAGGCGGCGGGTATTGATACCGCTGATGTCATGCTTGCCGTGACAGACAGTGACGAAATCAACATCATTGCGTGTACCTTTGCAAATGCGTTGTCGTCGAGCACCATTAAGTTGGCGCGCGTTAGAAATGATGACTACATTTATTTTCAGGATGCGCAGCAGACTCCGGTTTTGCCCATCGACAAGATCATCAATCCTGATGTCGAGATCGTCAAAACCATTGAGCGCATGATCCACCTGCCTGACGCAGAAGAGATCAATGAATTTGCTGACGGCCATGTCAAAATGATTGGCCTCCCCATCTCTGACAGCAGTCCTGTCCTGAACTGCAACCTTATGAACATCCGCGAGTCTCTCGGCGGGGTGAGCATCATCATTGGCGCGATTGTCCGTGGTGAAAAGCTTATTATTCCGTCTGGTGAAGACATCATCCGAAAGGGCGACCTGATTTATTTTGTATGCAGGGATGAAGACCTGCCTGCAATTATGGAACGCCTTGGTGCGCGGTATCGTCCTATTCGTAATCTGCTTCTTATTGGCGGCGGCGACATTGGTGCCCGTCTTGCTGAACGTCTGGAGCAGGTTCAGAAATTTCACGTCAAGCTTGTGGAAAAAGATAGCGCGGCCTGTGAACGGCTCGCTGACGAGCTGGACCGAACGCTTGTCCTTCGTGGTGATGGAACCGATCAGGATCTGTTGCTGGAAGAGAACATTGCGGACATGGATATGGTTGTCTCGCTGACTGGCGATGAAGAAACCAATATCCTGACTTCGCTTTTGGCCAAAAGTCTTGGTGCAAAGCGTGCTGTCACTCGTATCGACAAGTTTGCGTATTTTCCGCTTGTTCGGGCCATTGGTATTGAGAATACCGTGAGTCCCCGACTCTCTGCGGTGAACACCATTCTCCAGTACATGCGCAAGGGCAAGGTGCTGACAGCCGCATCCATTAAGGGTGAAGCTGCGGAAGCACTGGAAGCCGTTGCTCAGGAGCACTCGGAGATTGTGGGCAAGAGCGTTGTGGAACTGCACCTGCCAAAGGGTGCACTGATTCTTGCTCTTGTTCGTGGCGAAGACGTGATCTTCCCCTCTGGTGACACTGTTATTCATCCCAATGACAGAATTATCATGCTGAGTACTCCCAAGAATATTCAGCAGCTTGAGAAGAGACTGACCGTGAAGGTGGAGAGTTTCTAA
- the rpsT gene encoding 30S ribosomal protein S20 has product MANHKSALKRHRQSLKRNARNTAVKTRVKNVVKAVRVAVDTNDKEQAQVALKTATSVLGKAASKNVLHARTASRKISRLTLAVNKMA; this is encoded by the coding sequence TTGGCTAATCACAAATCCGCTCTGAAGCGTCACCGCCAGAGCCTGAAGCGCAATGCTCGCAACACCGCTGTTAAAACCCGCGTCAAGAACGTGGTCAAAGCTGTGCGTGTCGCTGTTGATACCAACGACAAAGAGCAGGCTCAGGTCGCTCTGAAGACCGCCACCTCCGTGCTGGGCAAAGCTGCATCCAAGAACGTGCTGCACGCTCGCACCGCTTCTCGCAAGATTTCCCGCCTTACTCTTGCTGTTAACAAAATGGCATAA
- the glyS gene encoding glycine--tRNA ligase subunit beta has protein sequence MSQCVLEIGTEEIPARFFPRLNNELGKAISTALSAAKVEVEDFTTFATPRRIAFVATGVAAEQRREEELFTGPPKRIAYDAEGQPTKAALGFAKTQGVDINDCFILENDKGEYLAVRKMTGGASTASLLPEIFEKAVASLQFPKKMRWGTREFGFGRPIHWFVALFDDQVIPFSLAGIESGRSTLGHRVLGKGEVEIAHAADYLKVIREDCAVVLDAAERKEAIRKEGDRLAAEQGGKVVWNDDLLDEVCGLVEHPVVILGEFDRSFLEVPREVLLSSMEGHQKSFGVEAEDGSLLPFFVPVLNIEPKDMAVVKKGWERVLRARLEDARFFWKTDLEANVDEWLTKLDDVIFFGPLGSMGNKTRRIEKLCGWLSEQVDPSLSADLTRAGRMSKADLESGMVGEFDELQGIMGGIYAEKRGESAVVSKALYEQYLPAGPNSPVPSSLGGALLSMADKADTLAGCFGLNKVPTGANDPFALRRAALGICRIVLEHNLRIDLDAFLREAQAAYGQDVQWKLDQDEAFGKMQQFFANRLRAYFQGKGYETLAVDAALGAGFADLWALAARVDSLSAFCKEADFEQAVLTFKRASNIIVKQGKTVELSGEYSAELLEDEHEKALAARLTEIAPKWEELWKNDDFASLFALLRELRPDVDAFFDNVMVMCEDEKLRLNRLNMLKALVSRLGLLADFAALQV, from the coding sequence ATGTCTCAGTGTGTTCTCGAAATCGGAACCGAAGAAATTCCCGCACGTTTTTTCCCTCGCCTGAACAACGAGCTTGGCAAGGCAATCAGCACTGCGCTGAGCGCCGCCAAGGTTGAGGTTGAGGACTTTACTACTTTTGCGACTCCCCGTCGTATCGCTTTTGTGGCAACGGGAGTTGCCGCAGAGCAGCGCCGTGAGGAGGAGCTGTTTACTGGTCCGCCGAAGCGCATCGCATATGATGCCGAAGGCCAGCCCACCAAGGCTGCTCTTGGCTTTGCAAAGACGCAGGGCGTTGACATCAACGACTGCTTTATTCTGGAAAACGACAAGGGCGAGTACCTTGCTGTTCGCAAGATGACAGGTGGCGCAAGCACTGCATCTCTGCTTCCGGAAATCTTTGAGAAGGCTGTTGCTTCCCTTCAGTTCCCCAAGAAAATGCGCTGGGGAACTCGCGAGTTTGGCTTTGGTCGTCCCATTCACTGGTTTGTCGCGCTGTTTGACGATCAGGTTATTCCTTTCTCTCTGGCGGGCATTGAGTCTGGTCGCAGCACTTTGGGTCACCGCGTGTTGGGCAAGGGCGAAGTTGAAATCGCTCATGCTGCAGATTACCTCAAGGTGATTCGCGAAGATTGCGCTGTTGTTCTGGACGCTGCCGAGCGTAAGGAAGCCATCCGCAAGGAAGGCGACCGCCTGGCCGCAGAGCAGGGTGGTAAGGTTGTCTGGAATGATGACCTGCTGGATGAGGTGTGTGGACTGGTTGAGCATCCCGTGGTCATCCTCGGTGAATTCGACAGGTCTTTCCTCGAAGTCCCCCGCGAAGTGCTGCTTTCCAGCATGGAAGGTCACCAGAAGAGTTTTGGTGTTGAAGCTGAAGACGGAAGCCTTCTGCCGTTCTTTGTCCCGGTGCTGAACATCGAGCCAAAAGATATGGCTGTGGTCAAGAAAGGCTGGGAGCGCGTGCTGCGTGCCCGTCTGGAAGACGCCCGCTTCTTCTGGAAGACTGACCTTGAGGCCAACGTTGATGAATGGCTGACTAAGCTTGATGACGTTATTTTCTTTGGTCCTCTTGGAAGCATGGGCAACAAGACCCGCCGCATCGAAAAGCTGTGTGGCTGGCTCTCTGAGCAGGTTGATCCTTCTCTGTCCGCAGACCTTACTCGTGCTGGCCGCATGTCCAAGGCTGACCTTGAGTCTGGCATGGTTGGTGAGTTTGACGAGCTTCAGGGTATCATGGGCGGTATCTATGCTGAAAAGCGTGGTGAAAGCGCTGTGGTTTCCAAGGCTCTGTACGAGCAGTATCTGCCCGCAGGCCCGAACAGCCCTGTGCCGTCCTCTCTCGGTGGTGCACTGCTGTCCATGGCTGACAAGGCCGATACCCTTGCTGGTTGCTTTGGCCTGAACAAGGTCCCGACTGGCGCAAACGATCCGTTTGCACTGCGTCGTGCCGCTCTTGGTATTTGCCGCATCGTGCTTGAGCACAACCTGCGCATTGATCTTGATGCCTTCCTGCGTGAAGCTCAGGCCGCATATGGTCAGGATGTGCAGTGGAAGCTGGACCAGGACGAGGCCTTTGGCAAAATGCAGCAGTTCTTCGCGAACCGTCTGCGAGCCTATTTCCAGGGCAAAGGCTATGAGACGCTGGCTGTTGATGCCGCTCTTGGCGCTGGTTTTGCTGACCTTTGGGCTTTGGCTGCCCGTGTCGACTCCCTGTCTGCATTCTGCAAGGAAGCTGACTTTGAGCAGGCCGTGCTGACCTTTAAGCGCGCATCCAATATTATTGTAAAACAGGGCAAGACCGTGGAACTGTCCGGTGAGTATTCCGCAGAACTGCTTGAAGATGAGCATGAAAAGGCTCTGGCTGCTCGCCTGACCGAGATTGCTCCCAAGTGGGAAGAGCTGTGGAAGAACGATGATTTCGCCAGCCTTTTTGCACTGCTGCGCGAACTTCGCCCCGACGTTGACGCCTTCTTCGACAATGTTATGGTTATGTGTGAGGACGAAAAGCTTCGTCTGAACCGCCTGAACATGCTCAAGGCGCTGGTTTCCCGTCTTGGCCTTTTGGCTGATTTCGCCGCTCTGCAGGTCTAG
- the glyQ gene encoding glycine--tRNA ligase subunit alpha, whose translation MYFQDVILALQKYWSDRGCVLQQPYDIETGAGTFNPATFLRAIGPEPWRVAYVEPSRRPTDGRYGENPNRLQLFNQFQVLLKPSPDNVQELYLESLKALGIDPAEHDIRFVEDNWESPTLGAWGLGWEVWLNGMEISQFTYFQQVGGIDMHPVSVELTYGLERICMYLQEKESVYDLDWNANVKYGDVSHQVEVEHSRYNFDESDPEMLLNLFNMYEAESLSLCEKKLPWPAYDYCMKCSHTFNLLDARGAISITERTAYIGRVRNIASRVARLYAEQREEMGYPMLNR comes from the coding sequence ATGTATTTCCAGGATGTTATCTTGGCTCTGCAAAAGTACTGGTCCGATCGTGGCTGCGTTCTGCAGCAGCCATATGATATTGAGACCGGCGCCGGAACCTTCAATCCGGCAACTTTTTTGCGAGCCATCGGGCCGGAGCCGTGGCGTGTTGCCTATGTGGAACCCTCTCGCAGACCCACTGACGGCCGTTATGGTGAAAACCCAAACCGCCTGCAGCTGTTCAATCAGTTTCAGGTTCTGCTGAAGCCCTCTCCTGACAATGTGCAGGAGCTGTACCTTGAGAGCCTCAAGGCTCTTGGTATTGATCCCGCAGAGCATGACATCCGCTTTGTTGAGGACAACTGGGAATCCCCGACTCTTGGCGCATGGGGCCTTGGCTGGGAAGTGTGGCTGAACGGAATGGAAATTTCCCAGTTCACCTACTTCCAGCAGGTTGGCGGCATCGACATGCACCCGGTGAGTGTTGAGCTGACCTACGGTCTTGAACGTATTTGCATGTACCTCCAGGAAAAAGAGTCCGTGTACGATCTCGACTGGAATGCCAACGTGAAATACGGCGATGTGAGCCATCAGGTTGAAGTTGAGCATTCCCGCTACAACTTTGACGAGTCTGATCCGGAGATGCTCCTGAACCTGTTTAATATGTACGAAGCAGAGAGCCTGAGCCTGTGCGAGAAAAAATTGCCGTGGCCTGCATATGACTACTGCATGAAGTGCTCTCATACGTTCAACCTGCTCGACGCCCGCGGCGCCATCTCCATCACTGAGCGTACAGCGTACATTGGCCGTGTCCGCAACATCGCATCCCGGGTTGCCCGTCTTTACGCAGAACAGCGTGAAGAAATGGGATATCCCATGCTGAACAGGTAA
- the recO gene encoding DNA repair protein RecO — MQDFIDKALILRVGRFREADLWLRLFTPQRGLLTAFAFGGSRSRRRFVGCLDALNVVSFLFQPNKTGTYLALGEGNLLKGRRGLRKSSKRLGFAANCVKFFEAVHVEPEESEKSFVLLDQALDTIESEDRISPLFPMLFRLRTAFEQGYGPSLDTCSQCGKVLKTAVAPTLFVEEGRILCGECSSAGGRRVPLNGRVLSILEHVCRNTPEAWCSLELAGEDRRIIYDAVDSLVRWHLGLKWEDGRFLRT, encoded by the coding sequence ATGCAGGATTTTATCGATAAAGCACTTATACTGCGAGTTGGGCGGTTTCGGGAGGCGGACCTTTGGCTCCGTCTCTTTACCCCACAGCGGGGACTGCTCACCGCATTTGCATTTGGAGGCAGCCGCAGCCGGCGACGGTTTGTTGGCTGCCTCGATGCGTTAAATGTTGTTTCGTTTTTGTTTCAGCCGAACAAAACAGGGACCTATCTGGCTCTTGGCGAAGGAAATTTGCTCAAGGGACGCCGTGGCTTACGGAAAAGTTCAAAGCGCCTTGGCTTTGCGGCAAACTGTGTGAAGTTTTTTGAGGCAGTCCATGTTGAGCCAGAGGAATCAGAAAAAAGTTTTGTCCTGCTGGATCAGGCGCTGGACACAATTGAGAGCGAAGATCGCATTTCCCCGCTTTTCCCAATGCTCTTTCGATTGCGGACGGCATTTGAGCAGGGCTACGGGCCGTCGCTAGACACTTGCTCTCAATGCGGAAAAGTCTTAAAGACTGCGGTTGCTCCGACACTTTTTGTTGAGGAAGGACGAATTTTATGTGGAGAATGCTCCTCCGCAGGCGGACGCCGGGTACCTCTCAACGGCCGGGTCCTGTCCATCCTTGAGCATGTCTGCCGAAACACTCCGGAAGCGTGGTGCTCACTTGAGCTTGCTGGCGAAGATCGGCGCATCATTTATGATGCAGTCGACAGTCTGGTGCGCTGGCACTTGGGGCTGAAGTGGGAAGACGGACGCTTTCTTAGAACTTGA